One Punica granatum isolate Tunisia-2019 chromosome 3, ASM765513v2, whole genome shotgun sequence genomic window carries:
- the LOC116201546 gene encoding caffeoylshikimate esterase: MATEGEVKAETPANFWGDMPEDEYYASEGVVNTKSYFDTPNGKIFTQSFLPLDQTVKASVYMTHGYGSDTGWLFQKICINFATWGYAVFAADLLGHGRSDGIRCYLGDMEKIAATSLHFFTHVRKSEPYKDLPAFLFGESMGGATTMLMYFQSEPTTWTGLIFSAPLFVMPENMKPSKVWLFMYGLLFGFADTWASMPDNKMVGKAIKDPEKLKIIASNPRRYTGKPRVGTMRELARVCQYIQDNFSKVTAPFLTVHGTADGVTCPTSSQLLYEKASSEDKTLKLYEGMYHSLIQGEPDENANIVLGDMREWIDERVKRYGPK; the protein is encoded by the exons ATGGCGACGGAGGGGGAAGTCAAGGCAGAGACGCCGGCGAACTTCTGGGGGGACATGCCGGAGGATGAGTACTACGCCTCGGAGGGAGTAGTCAACACCAAGTCCTACTTCGACACCCCCAACGGCAAGATCTTCACCCAGAGCTTCCTGCCGCTGGACCAGACGGTCAAGGCCTCCGTCTACATGACCCACGGCTACGGATCCGACACCGGCTGGCTCTTCCAGAAGATATGCATCAACTTCGCCACCTGGGGCTACGCCGTCTTCGCCGCTGACCTCCTCGGCCACGGCCGCTCCGACGGCATCCGCTGCTACTTGG GTGACATGGAGAAAATAGCTGCCACATCTTTACACTTCTTCACGCATGTCCGGAAGAGCGAGCCGTACAAGGACCTCCCAGCCTTCCTGTTTGGCGAGTCCATGGGTGGCGCCACCACAATGCTCATGTACTTCCAATCGGAACCGACCACGTGGACCGGCCTGATCTTCTCGGCGCCACTCTTTGTCATGCCCGAGAACATGAAACCCAGCAAG GTATGGCTGTTCATGTATGGACTTCTGTTTGGTTTCGCCGACACATGGGCGAGCATGCCCGATAACAAGATGGTGGGAAAAGCCATTAAGGATCCCGAGAAGCTGAAGATCATCGCCTCGAACCCTAGGAGGTACACAGGGAAGCCAAGAGTCGGGACCATGAGAGAGCTCGCTCGAGTCTGCCAGTACATCCAGGACAACTTCTCAAAGGTCACGGCACCATTCCTCACGGTGCACGGGACTGCCGATGGTGTGACCTGCCCCACTTCATCCCAGCTATTGTATGAGAAGGCGTCGAGCGAGGATAAGACCCTGAAGCTCTACGAGGGGATGTACCATTCCTTGATTCAAGGAGAGCCCGATGAGAATGCTAACATCGTTTTGGGGGATATGAGGGAGTGGATTGATGAGAGGGTTAAGAGATATGGGCCTAAATAG